The Salinibaculum sp. SYNS191 genome has a window encoding:
- a CDS encoding RNA-binding protein has protein sequence MSSVPFHYVDLRAFCYVTEDEERVEDALRTFLPEDFELQRAESEGHYGDRILVLSARVENADDVRTVLDSVGDLADDELDRIRAELDERVNENCSLFLTFDKQAAFKGDVRLGDGITVRGKVEAYPAKQEAAVENVGEAFEDL, from the coding sequence ATGTCGTCGGTCCCGTTCCACTACGTCGACCTCCGCGCCTTCTGTTACGTCACGGAGGACGAGGAACGGGTCGAGGACGCACTGCGGACCTTCCTCCCGGAGGACTTCGAGTTACAGCGCGCCGAGTCCGAAGGTCACTACGGCGACCGGATTCTCGTGCTGTCGGCACGCGTCGAGAATGCCGACGACGTCCGGACGGTGCTCGATTCCGTCGGTGACCTCGCAGACGACGAACTCGACCGGATACGGGCCGAACTCGACGAGCGGGTCAACGAGAACTGCTCGCTCTTTCTGACCTTCGACAAGCAGGCGGCGTTCAAGGGCGACGTGCGCCTGGGCGACGGCATCACCGTCCGGGGGAAGGTGGAGGCGTACCCGGCGAAACAGGAGGCCGCCGTCGAGAACGTCGGCGAGGCCTTCGAGGACCTGTGA
- a CDS encoding DUF555 domain-containing protein yields the protein MNCRVVVEAAVPVYDVETPDEAVRIAISKTGEMLNPDLNYVEINMGERSCPHCGEELEPAFIAADESLVALELEMTVFNVEREEHAARIARKEIGQRLENIPLDVLEIEVIEEDEDDEEDVEEDTDEGGADDDAPADDDERAPTPESSDEDEVLPEFEDLIDE from the coding sequence ATGAACTGCAGAGTTGTCGTCGAGGCTGCGGTCCCAGTATACGACGTCGAGACACCCGACGAGGCGGTTCGCATCGCCATCTCGAAGACCGGTGAGATGCTCAACCCCGACCTCAACTACGTCGAAATCAACATGGGGGAACGGTCCTGCCCGCACTGTGGCGAGGAACTGGAACCGGCCTTCATCGCCGCCGACGAGAGCCTCGTGGCGCTCGAACTGGAGATGACCGTGTTCAACGTCGAGCGCGAGGAACACGCCGCCCGCATCGCCCGCAAGGAGATCGGGCAGCGGCTGGAGAACATCCCGCTCGACGTCCTGGAAATCGAGGTCATCGAGGAGGACGAAGACGACGAGGAGGACGTGGAGGAGGACACCGACGAGGGGGGCGCGGACGACGACGCGCCGGCAGACGACGACGAGCGCGCGCCCACACCGGAGTCCAGTGACGAGGACGAGGTCCTGCCAGAGTTCGAGGACCTTATCGACGAGTAA
- a CDS encoding transcription initiation factor IIB family protein has protein sequence MYRASDEVANETHLKRLQEAADRLDLGTEARSRATDVFLSNLPDEDRSKQARIAASLYVGALVAGEQRSQGSVAEAVGVSRLSVQQNWKELLEASGLDAPTW, from the coding sequence GTGTACCGTGCGAGCGACGAGGTGGCGAACGAGACCCACCTGAAGCGGTTGCAGGAGGCCGCGGACCGACTGGACCTCGGCACGGAGGCCCGGTCCCGGGCGACGGACGTGTTTCTCTCGAATCTCCCCGACGAGGACCGGTCCAAGCAGGCCCGCATCGCAGCCTCGCTGTACGTCGGCGCGCTCGTCGCCGGCGAACAGCGTTCGCAGGGGTCGGTGGCGGAGGCCGTCGGCGTCTCACGGCTGTCGGTGCAGCAAAACTGGAAGGAACTGCTCGAAGCCTCCGGGCTGGACGCGCCCACCTGGTGA
- a CDS encoding phosphopantetheine adenylyltransferase yields MRVALGGTFDPVHDGHRALFDRAFELGDVTVGLTSDELAPRTRAETRNVKPFETRRRELAAELDDYAEEYGHEYQVRELTEPTGIATEEQFDVLVVSPETATGGKRINEIRRERGKDELDIEVVDHVLAEDGKIISSTRIVRGEIDEHGNLTPERDGRPVESE; encoded by the coding sequence ATGAGAGTCGCGCTGGGTGGGACGTTCGACCCGGTTCACGACGGCCATCGGGCCCTGTTCGACCGGGCGTTCGAACTGGGTGACGTCACGGTCGGGCTGACGAGTGACGAACTCGCGCCGCGGACGCGGGCGGAGACCCGGAACGTCAAACCGTTCGAGACCCGCAGGCGCGAACTGGCGGCCGAACTCGACGACTACGCCGAGGAGTACGGCCACGAGTATCAGGTCCGCGAACTCACAGAGCCGACCGGTATCGCGACCGAAGAGCAGTTCGACGTGCTCGTGGTCTCGCCCGAGACGGCGACCGGCGGCAAGCGAATCAACGAGATACGCAGGGAGCGCGGCAAGGACGAACTCGACATCGAGGTGGTCGACCACGTACTCGCCGAGGACGGGAAGATTATCTCCTCGACGCGAATCGTCCGCGGCGAAATCGACGAACACGGGAACCTGACGCCGGAGCGGGACGGCCGCCCCGTCGAGAGCGAGTGA
- a CDS encoding ester cyclase, which yields MSKSDNKELQQRFVDECWNEGNTDLIDELYSENYVGHWYLLGGGDADREALKAFIQDVRTGFPDFEMTVEFMIAEDDMVSMGFTADGTHEGEFMGIPPSETESGTAGATPGHLTHRFEDGKIVESWSTWDALGLLLGLGVIPEDLSAALPAADD from the coding sequence ATGTCGAAATCTGATAACAAAGAGCTTCAACAGCGATTCGTAGACGAATGCTGGAACGAGGGCAACACCGACCTGATCGACGAGCTGTACAGCGAGAACTACGTCGGCCACTGGTACCTTCTCGGTGGCGGCGACGCCGACCGTGAAGCATTGAAGGCATTCATTCAGGACGTCAGAACAGGATTTCCCGACTTCGAGATGACAGTCGAGTTCATGATTGCCGAAGACGACATGGTCTCCATGGGATTCACCGCCGATGGGACTCACGAAGGTGAATTCATGGGGATTCCACCCTCGGAGACCGAATCTGGAACTGCTGGGGCGACCCCGGGGCATCTTACGCACCGGTTCGAGGACGGGAAGATCGTCGAGAGTTGGTCGACCTGGGACGCACTCGGATTGCTCCTGGGACTCGGCGTGATCCCCGAGGATCTCAGCGCCGCTCTCCCTGCGGCAGACGACTGA
- a CDS encoding glutamate--cysteine ligase yields the protein MEGGAAENFARMGTLGIEEEFYVVDEQGRPTSGTDTLVYESDPPEILDGRLDHELFKCVIETQTPLIESLSDAEDSLLAVRNALVEHARGHGYQIAAAGLHPLAKWRELEHAEKPRYRAQLDRIQYPQHRNTTAGLHVHVGVDDADKAVWIANELRWYLPLLLALSANSPYWCGFDTGLESARAKIFEALPNTGMPTAFESYDEFDAFERTMLETDSIEDRGELWYDVRPHSEHGTVEVRTPDGQADPDRVLTFVEYVHALVRDLAARYEDGESGTDVRRELLDEQKWRAIRHGHDASLLSREADGTIPLGELVDREASRLSVPGLRDIYDRESGATRQRRIRDSEGDDAVCEALLLETR from the coding sequence ATGGAAGGCGGTGCCGCCGAGAACTTCGCCCGGATGGGAACGCTCGGTATCGAGGAGGAGTTCTACGTCGTCGACGAGCAGGGCAGACCGACCAGCGGGACGGACACGCTGGTCTACGAGTCCGACCCGCCGGAGATTCTCGACGGCCGCCTCGACCACGAACTGTTCAAGTGCGTCATCGAGACGCAGACGCCGCTCATCGAGTCGCTGTCCGACGCCGAGGACTCCCTGCTGGCGGTCCGCAACGCGCTGGTCGAACACGCCCGGGGTCACGGCTACCAGATAGCAGCGGCCGGCCTGCACCCGCTCGCGAAGTGGCGCGAACTCGAACACGCCGAGAAGCCGCGCTACCGGGCGCAACTGGACCGCATCCAGTACCCACAGCACCGGAATACGACCGCCGGGTTGCACGTCCACGTCGGCGTCGACGACGCCGACAAGGCGGTCTGGATAGCCAACGAACTCCGGTGGTATCTCCCGCTGCTGCTCGCGCTGTCGGCGAACTCGCCGTACTGGTGTGGCTTCGACACCGGCCTGGAGTCGGCCCGGGCCAAGATTTTCGAGGCGCTGCCGAACACAGGGATGCCGACGGCCTTCGAATCCTACGACGAGTTCGACGCCTTCGAGCGGACGATGCTGGAGACGGACTCCATCGAGGACCGCGGCGAACTCTGGTACGACGTGCGGCCCCACTCCGAACACGGCACCGTCGAGGTGCGGACGCCGGACGGGCAGGCGGACCCCGACCGCGTGCTGACGTTCGTCGAGTACGTCCACGCGCTGGTCCGTGACCTCGCCGCGCGCTACGAGGACGGCGAGAGCGGGACCGACGTGCGCCGCGAGCTGCTCGACGAGCAGAAGTGGCGGGCGATTCGCCACGGCCACGACGCCTCGCTGCTGTCCCGCGAGGCCGACGGGACGATTCCGCTCGGGGAACTCGTCGACAGGGAGGCCTCGCGGCTGTCGGTCCCCGGCCTGCGGGACATCTACGACCGCGAGAGCGGGGCGACGCGTCAGCGCCGCATCCGCGACAGCGAGGGCGACGACGCCGTCTGCGAGGCGCTGTTGCTGGAGACGCGCTGA
- the dacZ gene encoding diadenylate cyclase DacZ — MTALDELFDDVVADVDAVLLFSPSASALERFEGGDVPVVVVAPENTVDAERFVELPLEFTDLTGRIRFGLEGALNQGLLNEDETVVCVTEAFGDEVDSIIRVKADQFSRTGVYDLFVNSRAEPAVVRDVFEVCIELGKKGQKGKQVGALFVVGDAGKVMNKSRPLSYNPFEKSHVHVGDPIVNVMLKEFSRLDGAFVISDSGKIVSAYRYLEPSAEGVDIPKGLGARHMAAGAITRDTNAVAIVLSESDGMVRAFKGGELVLELDPEEY, encoded by the coding sequence ATGACCGCGCTAGACGAGCTGTTCGACGACGTCGTTGCCGACGTCGATGCCGTGTTGTTGTTCTCTCCGAGCGCGTCGGCGCTGGAGCGGTTCGAGGGCGGCGACGTGCCCGTGGTGGTCGTCGCGCCGGAGAACACCGTCGACGCGGAGCGGTTCGTCGAGTTGCCCCTGGAGTTTACGGACCTCACCGGGCGCATCAGATTCGGCCTGGAGGGGGCGCTGAACCAGGGGCTGCTCAACGAGGACGAAACCGTCGTCTGCGTGACCGAGGCGTTCGGCGACGAGGTGGACAGCATCATCAGGGTCAAGGCAGACCAGTTCAGCCGAACGGGCGTCTACGACCTCTTCGTCAACTCCCGGGCGGAACCGGCTGTCGTGCGGGACGTCTTCGAGGTGTGTATCGAACTGGGGAAGAAAGGCCAGAAGGGCAAGCAGGTCGGCGCGCTGTTCGTCGTCGGCGACGCCGGCAAGGTGATGAACAAGTCCCGGCCGCTGTCGTACAACCCCTTCGAGAAGTCCCACGTCCACGTCGGCGATCCCATCGTGAACGTGATGCTCAAGGAGTTCTCGCGGCTCGACGGTGCCTTCGTCATCTCGGACTCGGGGAAAATCGTCTCCGCCTATCGCTATCTCGAACCGTCCGCCGAGGGCGTCGACATCCCGAAGGGGCTCGGGGCGCGCCACATGGCCGCGGGCGCAATCACGCGGGACACGAACGCCGTGGCAATCGTGCTCTCGGAGTCCGACGGGATGGTGCGGGCGTTCAAGGGTGGTGAACTGGTGCTGGAACTCGACCCGGAGGAGTACTGA
- a CDS encoding UPF0058 family protein — translation MKKQELIHLHGLLAQVQNHYEEETGNTVEHDEYAKLGVQPTSIHKSKTDHKAAVFAIANGITSEMTSEETERVSAAAD, via the coding sequence ATGAAGAAGCAGGAGCTCATTCACCTTCACGGCCTGCTTGCACAGGTACAGAACCACTACGAGGAAGAAACTGGCAACACCGTCGAGCACGACGAGTACGCGAAACTCGGCGTCCAGCCGACATCGATTCACAAATCGAAGACAGACCACAAGGCTGCCGTGTTTGCTATCGCGAACGGTATCACTTCCGAGATGACCAGCGAGGAAACCGAACGCGTCTCTGCTGCCGCCGACTGA
- a CDS encoding mechanosensitive ion channel domain-containing protein has product MQFDWAELVRQVFSRESAFIVSILVLVLGIVVAYWVWRGVRGLLRGADVDDSVEGTPFERTAQSLGTSTVNILAVLTGLFVYVAAVIIALNIAQLLDGRLFWSRLTGYLPRLFIAAIAIVLGLVAGDKAALLVSDRLRSIKLPEAELIPEIVKYSIFYIAALLALAQIGVATSALLILLAAYAFGLVFLSGLAFKDLLAASAAGIYLLLVEPYAIGDEVEIDEKRGIVQEVDMFVTHIEADGEEYVIPNQRVLKSPIVRIRD; this is encoded by the coding sequence ATGCAGTTCGACTGGGCAGAGCTCGTCCGGCAGGTGTTCTCCCGGGAGAGCGCCTTCATCGTCTCCATCCTGGTGCTCGTCCTCGGCATCGTGGTGGCGTACTGGGTCTGGCGGGGTGTCAGAGGGCTGTTGCGCGGTGCCGACGTCGACGATTCCGTCGAGGGGACGCCGTTCGAGCGCACGGCACAGAGCCTCGGAACCTCGACGGTGAACATCCTGGCGGTGCTCACCGGGCTCTTCGTGTACGTCGCAGCGGTCATCATCGCGCTCAACATCGCACAGCTTCTGGACGGCCGCCTGTTCTGGTCGCGACTCACCGGCTACCTCCCCCGGCTGTTCATCGCGGCGATCGCGATCGTCCTCGGGCTGGTCGCCGGCGACAAGGCCGCGCTGCTGGTCAGCGACCGGCTGCGCAGCATCAAGTTGCCCGAGGCCGAACTCATCCCCGAAATCGTCAAGTACAGCATCTTCTACATCGCGGCACTGCTGGCGCTCGCACAGATCGGCGTCGCCACGAGCGCGTTGCTCATCCTGCTGGCCGCCTACGCCTTCGGGCTGGTCTTCCTCTCCGGACTGGCGTTCAAGGACCTGCTCGCGGCCAGCGCGGCCGGCATCTACCTGCTGCTGGTCGAACCGTACGCCATCGGGGACGAGGTCGAGATAGACGAAAAGCGCGGCATCGTCCAGGAGGTAGACATGTTCGTCACCCACATCGAGGCCGACGGCGAGGAGTACGTCATCCCGAATCAGCGCGTGCTGAAGTCACCCATCGTCCGCATCCGGGACTGA
- a CDS encoding DNA-3-methyladenine glycosylase family protein, whose amino-acid sequence MERGSIPVSSLAGGVDLQATLESGQSYLWWREDGNDYGAGTHGDDGWYLTTTRATGEPAVVRVRQADGRLEWESTVDADPVLRERLGLADDLPAIRASAPDDDLVQDAYDEYWGMRIVRDPAFPTTVAFICSAQMRVSRIHGMQQSLREAFGTPVDFDGETYHAFPTPDQLAAATEEQLRDLKLGYRAPYVERTAEMVASGEADPDDARGLPYEDAREYLTRFVGVGEKVADCVSLFSLGYLEAVPLDTWIRTTIEEYYSDCDRGTYAETSRAIRDRLGGEYAGYTQTYIFHHRRTNS is encoded by the coding sequence ATGGAACGGGGCTCAATTCCGGTCTCGTCGCTGGCGGGTGGCGTCGACCTCCAGGCGACACTGGAGAGCGGACAATCCTACCTCTGGTGGCGGGAGGACGGTAACGACTACGGCGCGGGGACACACGGCGACGACGGCTGGTACCTGACGACGACCCGTGCGACGGGCGAGCCGGCGGTCGTCCGCGTCCGCCAGGCCGACGGCCGCCTCGAATGGGAATCGACCGTCGACGCCGACCCGGTGCTCCGGGAGCGCCTGGGGCTCGCCGACGACCTGCCGGCAATCCGCGCGAGCGCACCCGACGACGACCTCGTACAGGACGCCTACGACGAGTACTGGGGGATGCGTATCGTCCGGGACCCGGCCTTCCCGACCACCGTCGCGTTCATCTGCTCGGCGCAGATGCGCGTCTCGCGGATTCACGGCATGCAACAGTCCCTCCGGGAGGCGTTTGGCACCCCCGTCGACTTCGACGGCGAGACCTACCACGCGTTCCCGACGCCCGACCAGCTCGCCGCCGCGACCGAGGAGCAACTCCGCGACCTGAAGCTGGGCTACCGTGCGCCCTACGTCGAGCGAACCGCGGAGATGGTCGCCAGCGGTGAGGCCGACCCCGACGACGCGCGGGGCCTGCCCTACGAGGACGCACGCGAGTACCTGACCAGATTCGTCGGGGTCGGCGAGAAAGTCGCCGACTGCGTGTCGCTGTTTTCCCTCGGCTATCTGGAGGCCGTCCCGCTGGACACCTGGATCCGCACGACCATCGAGGAGTACTATTCGGACTGCGACCGCGGCACCTACGCCGAGACGTCCCGCGCGATACGGGACCGACTCGGGGGCGAGTACGCCGGCTACACGCAGACGTACATCTTCCATCACAGACGAACGAATAGCTGA
- a CDS encoding helix-turn-helix domain-containing protein → MSADDTPEGEEGAVDAAGEESDQDVRERLERGADRAVEQFDDGVVDLLSWLLDTETRARIYVSLRQEPDSTSDEVADGTGLYPSTVREALAELHDEGIVTRHKRESDGAGNNPFEYSAIPPSDLVGKVVEDVQNQLNAVCNLDRYLDGDSDTERDTEPVTITVEEAPDE, encoded by the coding sequence ATGTCTGCCGATGATACTCCAGAAGGCGAAGAGGGCGCTGTCGACGCGGCGGGGGAGGAGTCGGATCAGGACGTACGCGAGCGCCTGGAACGGGGGGCCGACCGCGCCGTCGAACAGTTCGACGACGGCGTCGTGGACCTGCTGTCGTGGCTGCTCGACACGGAGACGCGCGCACGCATCTACGTCAGTCTCCGGCAGGAGCCCGACAGCACGAGCGACGAGGTGGCCGACGGGACGGGCCTGTATCCGAGCACGGTCCGTGAAGCGCTGGCGGAACTCCACGACGAGGGCATCGTGACCCGGCACAAGCGCGAGAGCGACGGCGCGGGGAACAACCCCTTCGAGTACAGCGCGATTCCGCCGAGCGACCTGGTCGGGAAGGTGGTCGAGGACGTGCAAAACCAGCTCAACGCCGTCTGCAATCTCGACCGGTACCTCGACGGCGACTCCGACACGGAGCGCGACACGGAGCCGGTCACCATCACCGTCGAGGAAGCCCCCGACGAGTAG
- a CDS encoding nicotinate-nucleotide--dimethylbenzimidazole phosphoribosyltransferase has protein sequence MTRLVLFAGTTETARIDGISAAGADPEAMAHTPSADAEILTYGAPVRSPVVPVSPTGCPTPAVMTRAVREELGFEVTVVDGGLAEPTAAPTTTVGARPGGDIRDADPVPTAPGAYEAARQFGRAIPADAVVLAETVPGGTTTALGVLAALGEREVVSSSLPENPLARKREVVSEGLASSGVSRGGAEGDPKRAVRRMGDPVLATAAGFARGALASGTAVTFGGGAQMLAVVALLRHAGVERRLPVATTSFVADATPGFDDLAGDLAVDVTVSDPGFEGVDHPAMAAYARGEAKEGVGMGGALALAQRAGLSMATVRERIRAVYGRLVEGGEEE, from the coding sequence GTGACGAGGCTCGTACTGTTCGCCGGGACGACCGAGACAGCGAGAATCGACGGTATCAGCGCGGCGGGAGCGGACCCGGAGGCGATGGCACACACGCCGAGTGCCGACGCGGAGATACTCACCTACGGCGCGCCGGTTCGGTCACCGGTGGTGCCGGTGAGCCCGACCGGGTGTCCGACGCCCGCGGTGATGACCCGGGCGGTCCGTGAGGAACTGGGCTTCGAGGTGACAGTGGTCGACGGTGGGCTGGCGGAGCCGACGGCAGCGCCGACGACCACCGTCGGGGCCCGGCCCGGCGGCGACATCAGGGACGCGGACCCGGTTCCCACCGCGCCGGGGGCCTACGAGGCGGCGCGGCAGTTCGGCCGTGCCATCCCCGCCGACGCGGTGGTCCTCGCGGAAACGGTCCCGGGCGGGACGACGACGGCGCTGGGCGTGCTCGCGGCGCTGGGCGAGCGCGAGGTGGTCTCGTCGTCGCTCCCGGAGAACCCGCTCGCGAGGAAGCGCGAGGTCGTCTCGGAGGGGTTGGCGTCGAGCGGGGTGTCCCGCGGGGGTGCCGAGGGGGACCCGAAGCGGGCGGTCCGGCGGATGGGCGACCCGGTGCTGGCGACGGCGGCGGGCTTCGCCCGCGGTGCTCTCGCGTCCGGAACGGCGGTGACCTTCGGAGGCGGGGCCCAGATGCTCGCCGTCGTGGCGCTGCTCCGACACGCCGGCGTGGAGCGTCGTCTCCCGGTCGCGACGACGTCGTTCGTTGCCGACGCGACGCCGGGATTCGACGACCTGGCCGGGGACCTGGCGGTCGACGTCACGGTGAGCGACCCGGGGTTCGAGGGGGTCGACCATCCGGCGATGGCGGCCTACGCCAGGGGCGAGGCCAAAGAGGGCGTCGGGATGGGCGGCGCGCTCGCGCTGGCACAGCGGGCTGGCCTGTCGATGGCGACCGTTCGCGAGCGAATCCGGGCGGTCTACGGGCGACTCGTCGAGGGAGGGGAGGAGGAATGA
- a CDS encoding RNase P subunit p30 family protein: MYEAVHAVPDGESTVARLALTASEHGYDGIVVRNHGDAPASYAPEEISEEYGVDVVPGVEVRASDPSRASGFVGNHRQDRPLVAVHGGDPAINRFAVEQAAVDVLAHPMEGEGDFNHVLAREAADNGVRVELSLARVLRRDGGPRVQSLRDLRKLHELVTHYDTPFVVSGDPFSHLHLRSPRELRALGEVVGISGEDIERGLTEWGRLVERNRDRLSDEFVEPGVWRGSRTE, from the coding sequence ATGTACGAGGCGGTCCACGCCGTCCCGGACGGCGAGAGCACCGTCGCACGGCTGGCCCTGACCGCGAGCGAGCACGGCTACGACGGCATCGTCGTCCGCAATCACGGCGACGCGCCGGCGTCCTATGCGCCCGAGGAAATCAGCGAGGAGTACGGCGTCGACGTGGTTCCGGGCGTCGAGGTCCGGGCGTCGGACCCTTCGCGGGCGAGCGGCTTCGTGGGGAACCACCGCCAGGACCGGCCGCTGGTCGCCGTCCACGGGGGCGACCCCGCCATCAACCGCTTCGCCGTCGAACAGGCCGCCGTCGACGTGCTCGCGCACCCGATGGAGGGGGAGGGCGATTTCAACCACGTCCTCGCGCGTGAAGCCGCCGACAACGGCGTGCGGGTCGAACTCTCGCTGGCTCGCGTGCTGCGCCGCGACGGCGGCCCGCGCGTGCAGTCCCTGCGGGACCTGCGGAAACTGCACGAACTGGTGACCCACTACGACACGCCCTTCGTCGTGAGCGGGGACCCGTTCAGCCACCTCCACCTCCGCTCGCCGCGGGAGTTGCGGGCGCTCGGCGAGGTTGTCGGGATTTCGGGCGAGGACATCGAGCGGGGGCTGACGGAGTGGGGGCGACTCGTCGAGCGAAACCGGGACCGACTGTCCGACGAGTTCGTCGAACCCGGCGTCTGGCGCGGGTCCCGGACGGAGTGA